Proteins from one Porites lutea chromosome 3, jaPorLute2.1, whole genome shotgun sequence genomic window:
- the LOC140931545 gene encoding major facilitator superfamily domain-containing protein 6-like translates to MEKIEKNKCFSILDKRIWISKAFYASFYVAIGALFPYLPVYFKQLKLSYYQNGILIGIRPLIQFCFTPIWGACADKFSKSKAILMMSVLGWLASNFLLLLVPVNNDLKLCDVLNQVQEDNILYRKNRTSSQKSNFPSSADINNKHDTTRDEHVNKQEFFSRVSPYLYTTVPFFLINLRGFKSVGSAIPQDLNPAIDRQGKPEVDIGNSQPLNQQPFQDMINRIDDSDQHVSCNSKEFIYLLLVTVIGTIIAAPAQALADTATLQSLHGETQKYGRVRLWGSLGWGIGGFSVGAAVSTNYQTNHCGESEIDYSPCFYVYAASMGVAFLCASQLEFDQTQDSPVILETDNSKSNKIIQGLKVFRSPQFCFVIFIAFFCGSATGFIETFLFWYLHELGGGQMLLSVINGLNCTAEVCVFFVTDRLLSFLGHINVIYLALLCYSIRFVYFYLIQSPWAVLPAEVLQGITTAALWSSCVSFVGLHPGASNTVQGILNGVYMGLGFATGGFMGGILVHVAGMKLSFLIYSVASLCLLLIFVVLNKIRGTQRQFSGKYLFGR, encoded by the coding sequence AtggaaaaaattgagaaaaacaaatgtttttcgATACTGGATAAACGAATATGGATATCCAAAGCATTTTACGCTTCGTTTTACGTAGCCATTGGGGCACTATTTCCGTATTTACCAGTGTACTTCAAACAGCTTAAATTATCCTATTATCAGAATGGAATACTTATTGGAATTCGCCCACTGATCCAGTTTTGTTTTACCCCCATTTGGGGAGCATGCGCGGATAAGTTCTCTAAAAGCAAGGCTATCTTGATGATGTCTGTCTTAGGTTGGTTGGCGTCGAATTTCTTATTGTTGTTAGTTCCCGTTAACAATGATCTTAAACTATGCGATGTTTTAAATCAAGTCCAAGAAGATAATATTTTATACAGGAAGAATCGCACGAGTTCACAAAAGAGTAACTTTCCTTCCTCAGCAGACATTAATAATAAACATGACACTACCCGTGATGAACATGTGAATAAACAGGAGTTTTTCTCAAGGGTGTCACCTTATCTTTACACTACCGTGCCATTCTTTCTAATCAATTTACGGGGTTTTAAGAGTGTTGGCAGTGCAATACCGCAAGATTTAAACCCAGCGATTGACCGTCAAGGAAAGCCAGAAGTGGACATTGGTAATTCTCAACCTTTAAATCAGCAGCCATTTCAGGATATGATTAACAGAATAGATGATAGTGATCAGCATGTAAGCTGTAACTCTAAAGAGTTCATATATCTCCTTCTTGTGACTGTGATTGGTACCATCATAGCTGCTCCTGCCCAGGCTCTTGCTGATACAGCAACCCTTCAAAGTCTTCATGGCGAAACGCAGAAGTATGGTCGAGTGCGTTTATGGGGATCTTTAGGATGGGGCATTGGTGGTTTTTCCGTTGGTGCTGCAGTTAGCACAAATTATCAGACAAATCATTGTGGCGAGTCTGAGATTGATTACAGTCCATGCTTTTACGTTTATGCAGCGAGTATGGGCGTTGCTTTTCTCTGCGCAAGTCAGCTTGAATTTGATCAAACTCAAGATTCTCCTGTTATACTTGAAACAGATAattcaaaatcaaacaaaataatCCAAGGTCTCAAGGTATTCCGTAGCcctcagttttgttttgttatttttattgcatttttttgtgGATCGGCTACAGGATTTATAGAAACATTTCTGTTCTGGTATCTTCACGAGTTAGGAGGAGGACAAATGTTATTAAGCGTCATAAACGGCCTCAACTGCACTGCCGAAGTCTGTGTATTTTTCGTGACAGACAGACTTCTCAGCTTCCTCGGACACATCAATGTTATTTACTTGGCTTTACTTTGTTATTCCAttcgttttgtttatttttatttgatacAAAGCCCTTGGGCTGTCTTACCAGCAGAAGTACTCCAGGGAATTACCACCGCGGCCTTATGGTCGTCATGTGTGTCTTTTGTAGGATTACATCCCGGAGCCTCCAATACTGTCCAAGGTATTTTAAATGGTGTTTATATGGGTCTGGGGTTTGCAACTGGTGGTTTTATGGGTGGGATACTAGTGCATGTTGCTGGGATGAAGTTATCATTTCTTATCTACTCTGTGGCTAGCCTATGTTTACttcttatttttgttgttctaaataaaatcaggggcacccaacggcaattttcgggaaaatatctgttcggaagatga
- the LOC140931543 gene encoding uncharacterized protein, with the protein MVGEQGNRTSETRSATPPQSYWWKRIQHSNTRLQETSGSLNCAEKFTSLVSCHRGYGSVAFYAVFSLFILTFLYAIWKIVSAHSRSGRRPGSGNSTTVAKLSPTAHAPTTYLNTYAWLHKENIVTHFNPSLKSSYSPLDNPTAVNLYPPERQKHSKVPSVIDKDFPTRGRAILENTSPTWTSPSRATEPLYNYYSGPYKSIQPTSNNPPPYPTLPYPSVVNPLFPSAQYPEGFNPYPRPPFVSDLNNNRRFRFQYGLPTSSPFNYNSNSPGIFNERTSIMPPVANTSNIPTDYSLPVDKNTLPQGYYDNNYYRVDQLQIEGALPTSPSPLISFLKETSENNHNSRPKARKKRKRITAKRKIRRHKKRKQSQIQNHLKNVKNRKAKYHVKLIKSHRKKFQEKWRKVRKPHLRQYKRMRHFRAHFKSARSRIPKYHRKVTHIKKSLQVKNSKTRHHEKPRTHLHRIYDHHRKKAHIYHTYSRRHHRVLNFRLYRLYRRHHSVHDEIRGKWSVSRHRVRTCKIVDQFSTRGLVKMTRTKGKNRYLHTLLICRPVRLKMKKGVHRHNYPVKYAQLCRKKWFVTKGFIFVNRVSKSQEFPRYNVKICTPSYAHANQLLSAKNEESKVWNISKEVFLKMKTEDAENMNARTSSVTDGHKHHPRKKKVKKHRKSKRRHKILKRKKQHHKKRRKHLKHKTKAGKRLKLHEKERRKLEKVKKKQNVHHNLRPNKASKRKTTFRKSKGRYMDPEHDFYGKLLHVLKLAKMYDRKKANRTKGDDVFDSLEAVLLQNQTTTNVPLGKKKPTVKPSTIKTVTTPSKHHLNHENSQNSSTRYNKVHSQDNIHLTHENSQNNSKNNKGDSQDNIQRLLVKILPAVIKNLHGDAAVSHLTKTKVTTKPTIKVTTIQKTTPTTQMTTSTTKSSKDNFEELMKTFLPIFLKKTQSLNSKGVKQKPEKKQAPVQPKQSPSVTRKMKAKIDLKTLLSRMGVDNLVSESLSNKNLAKTATITAQPTTKPTSKLIVAPVKSTVVPKTSIHPPITRPKPTSAVTIIQLPGQLRQPDVSHQLDSSMDAKPTLLQTKKLVSSPQMPSVSLSAPPATPSSSLPPVPTALFSPVSPPGLSSQPAFSPQLKGDNTSPFSPPVNSDPYSRSILCFGDSLTSGFYNHGKNFHPYSQTLSRLLNSDRRLRYYVKTSGKVREMAHGSMARRLPQILGNSSRFDWVIILGGTNDVAHVKNFGDDDSFMNQLINVWKPRIVRDIEVLHETAHKYGARTILLTIPETAYEAWPNFKTLWIMRRGINQDLREYARRSQGNTVLCDLALKLPRHSISPQAQAILWNDHLHLTPYGYDKMAEIIYQCLKPYLSK; encoded by the coding sequence ATGGTTGGAGAACAAGGAAATCGGACCTCAGAGACCAGATCAGCCACGCCGCCTCAAAGTTACTGGTGGAAAAGAATTCAACATTCCAACACAAGACTGCAAGAAACCAGCGGCAGCCTGAACTGTGCAGAGAAATTTACTTCACTGGTGTCTTGTCACCGTGGCTATGGTTCCGTGGCGTTTTACGCCGTATTTTCGTTGTTCATTTTGACGTTTCTTTACGCTATTTGGAAAATCGTCAGCGCACACTCTCGCTCTGGGAGGAGACCCGGGTCTGGTAACTCGACAACAGTCGCCAAGTTAAGCCCCACGGCGCATGCCCCAACAACCTATCTCAATACATACGCATGGCTGCACAAAGAGAATATCGTGACCCATTTTAACCCCAGTCTAAAGAGTAGTTATTCTCCGCTTGATAACCCAACCGCAGTGAACTTATATCCTCCAGAGAGACAAAAGCATAGCAAAGTTCCTTCCGTTATCGATAAGGATTTTCCAACAAGAGGACGTGCCATTCTTGAGAATACATCTCCCACTTGGACATCGCCCAGCAGGGCGACAGAACCGTTATATAACTATTATTCAGGACCGTATAAATCTATTCAACCAACGTCAAACAATCCGCCACCATATCCGACGCTACCATATCCGTCAGTTGTCAATCCGCTATTTCCCTCAGCGCAGTATCCCGAGGGTTTTAATCCTTATCCTCGACCACCATTCGTGAGTGATTTAAATAATAATCGAAGATTCCGATTCCAGTACGGACTTCCGACTTCCAGTCCTTTCAATTATAACAGTAATTCTCCAGGAATCTTCAATGAGAGGACTTCCATAATGCCTCCTGTGGCAAACACATCTAACATACCCACCGACTATTCTCTTCCAGTGGATAAAAACACGCTACCTCAAggttactatgacaacaattaTTACAGAGTTGACCAGCTTCAAATCGAAGGTGCTCTACCAACTTCACCTTCTCCTCTCATTTCGTTTTTAAAGGAAACATCTGAGAACAATCATAACTCCAGGCCcaaagcaagaaagaaaaggaagcgTATAAcggctaaaagaaaaataagaagacataaaaaaagaaagcaaagtcAAATTCAAAACCATTTGAAGAATGTCAAAAACCGAAAAGCAAAGTATCACGTTAAGTTAATTAAATCTCATAGAAAGAAATTTCAGGAAAAATGGAGAAAGGTTCGCAAGCCACACCTGCGACAATACAAAAGAATGCGGCATTTTAGAGCACACTTTAAATCTGCACGAAGTAGAATACCCAAGTATCATCGCAAAGTAACACATATTAAGAAAAGTTTGCAggttaaaaattcaaaaaccagGCATCACGAAAAACCAAGGACACACCTACATCGAATTTATGACCATCACAGGAAAAAAGCTCATATTTATCATACTTATTCTCGTAGGCATCATAGAGTTTTAAATTTTAGACTTTACCGTCTTTATCGACGGCATCATTCCGTTCATGACGAAATTCGTGGTAAATGGAGTGTTAGCAGACATCGAGTCAGAACTTGCAAAATTGTCGATCAATTTTCAACAAGAGGCTTGGTCAAAATGACCAGAACTAAAGGAAAGAACAGATATTTACATACGCTGCTGATCTGCCGGCCTGTAAGACTAAAGATGAAAAAAGGAGTCCATCGACACAACTACCCTGTAAAATATGCACAACTGTGCCGCAAGAAATGGTTTGTCACCAAAGGATTCATTTTTGTTAACAGAGTTTCGAAAAGTCAAGAGTTTCCGAGATACAACGTGAAGATTTGTACTCCTTCGTATGCGCATGCTAATCAACTATTGTCAGCTAAAAACGAGGAGTCAAAAGTCTGGAACATTTCGAAGGAGgtgtttcttaaaatgaagACGGAGGATGCGGAAAACATGAATGCTAGAACGTCTTCTGTTACGGATGGGCATAAACACCATCCaaggaagaaaaaagtgaaaaagcaCAGAAAAAGTAAGAGGAGGCACAAAATcttgaaacgaaaaaaacagcatcacaaaaaaagaagaaagcacCTTAAACATAAAACTAAAGCTGGCAAACGTCTTAAGCTGCATGAAAAAGAAAGGCGAAAACtggaaaaagtaaagaaaaaacaaaacgtgCACCATAATCTAAGACCAAACAAAGCTTCAAAGAGAAAGACAACTTTTAGAAAGTCAAAAGGAAGATACATGGATCCCGAGCATGATTTCTATGGTAAACTTTTGCACGTTTTAAAACTTGCTAAAATGTATGACAGGAAAAAAGCTAATAGGACGAAAGGTGACGATGTTTTCGATTCACTCGAAGCAGTTTTATTGCAAAATCAAACCACCACCAATGTTCCTTTGGGTAAAAAGAAACCAACTGTGAAACCAAGTACAATAAAAACTGTTACTACACCAAGTAAGCATCATCTAAACCACGAAAACTCGCAAAACAGCTCGACACGATATAACAAAGTACATAGCCAAGACAATATTCATCTAACCCACGAAAACTCGCAAAACAACTCAAAGAATAACAAAGGAGATAGCCAAGACAACATTCAGAGGCTGTTAGTAAAAATTCTTCCTGCCGTAATAAAGAACTTACATGGGGATGCTGCGGTAAGCCATTTGACAAAAACCAAGGTAACAACGAAACCAACAATAAAGGTCACTACAATCCAGAAAACAACACCTACTACTCAGATGACGACATCGACTACTAAGTCGAGCAAAGATAACTTCGAGGAATTGATGAAAACATTTCTTCCCATTTTCCTTAAGAAAACCCAGAGCTTAAACAGTAAAGGCGTCAAACAGAAGCCCGAAAAGAAACAGGCGCCAGTTCAACCAAAACAGAGCCCTTCTGTCACGAGAAAGATGAAAGCAAAAATTGACTTGAAGACCCTGTTGTCGCGAATGGGGGTGGATAACTTGGTATCAGAAAGTCTTTCCAATAAAAATTTGGCGAAGACGGCAACGATCACAGCACAGCCAACAACAAAACCTACAAGCAAATTGATTGTGGCTCCTGTGAAGTCTACTGTTGTACCAAAGACGTCAATTCACCCTCCAATAACAAGGCCCAAACCAACATCTGCTGTAACCATAATCCAGCTTCCAGGGCAACTGAGACAACCCGATGTTAGCCACCAGCTAGATAGCTCAATGGATGCAAAACCAACTCTCTTGCAGACAAAAAAACTGGTTTCTTCGCCGCAAATGCCCTCTGTTTCCCTCTCAGCTCCTCCAGCCACACCTTCGTCTTCACTGCCACCAGTACCCACAGCACTATTTTCTCCCGTATCGCCTCCTGGATTATCGTCCCAGCCTGCCTTTTCTCCTCAACTGAAAGGAGATAATACAAGCCCGTTCTCACCTCCAGTTAATTCAGATCCTTACTCAAGGAGCATATTATGTTTCGGTGACAGTTTAACCAGCGGATTTTATAATCATGGGAAGAATTTCCACCCCTACAGCCAAACACTTAGTCGGCTACTGAACTCTGACAGAAGGTTGAGGTATTACGTCAAGACGAGCGGGAAAGTTAGGGAAATGGCGCATGGCAGTATGGCAAGAAGATTACCACAAATACTGGGAAACAGCTCGCGATTTGACTGGGTCATCATTTTGGGTGGAACTAATGATGTAGCGCATGTCAAGAACTTTGGAGACGATGATTCATTCATGAATCAGCTGATAAATGTTTGGAAGCCGCGAATCGTGCGTGATATTGAAGTGCTCCACGAAACTGCCCACAAATACGGTGCTCGGACTATACTGCTTACTATTCCAGAAACAGCTTACGAGGCTTGGCCTAATTTTAAAACACTCTGGATCATGCGTAGAGGAATAAACCAAGACCTGAGAGAATACGCCCGCAGATCACAAGGAAATACGGTGCTGTGTGACCTGGCCCTTAAGCTACCAAGACATTCTATTTCGCCTCAGGCACAAGCTATCCTGTGGAATGATCATCTGCATCTCACACCTTATGGCTACGACAAAATGGCCGAAATAATCTACCAATGTTTAAAACCATATTTGAGTAAATAA